The Limanda limanda chromosome 13, fLimLim1.1, whole genome shotgun sequence genome has a window encoding:
- the LOC133018670 gene encoding monocyte chemotactic protein 1B-like, producing MTLLNFVSIVLIATMLTTASAQGGIASCCRKTSSRQFHRDLLKSYYVQEQPACPLQVVVFTTLKGKKICSDPTSLWTKTSMAYLDGKNWQMQKLTSQRSHH from the exons ATGACTCTTCTCAACTTTGTCTCCATTGTACTTATAGCAACCATGCTGACCACAGCTTCAGCTCAAG GTGGGATCGCAAGTTGTTGTCGCAAAACTTCAAGCCGTCAATTCCACCGAGACCTTCTGAAGAGTTACTATGTTCAAGAACAGCCGGCGTGTCCTCTACAAGTAGTTGT CTTCACCACGCTCAAAGGCAAAAAGATCTGCTCTGACCCAACCAGTCTGTGGACAAAGACGAGCATGGCCTACCTGGATGGAAAGAATTGGCAAATGCAGAAATTGACCTCACAGCGCAGCCACCACTGA